In Phaenicophaeus curvirostris isolate KB17595 chromosome 14, BPBGC_Pcur_1.0, whole genome shotgun sequence, a single genomic region encodes these proteins:
- the LOC138726580 gene encoding uncharacterized protein isoform X2, which yields MKVWLAHSFLPLLLFTWLPSAGLTQQISATIDPSLQLELVLQCLLQAGSGSTTGEVKWLNTTRNNGEKQNEGDVKKTFAQLIFTGVNTTDTGTYTCRMKNTSTVPEDGQTLKSTNRKGTALHSQVSQTGFTHWSDFYERQHYSGTNPRTERQKPKTDSHTREPVITVECRFRIWLENITVHVQWYKTACLEMGNPTDTTALGENCTSLTSSSVHAADVGICGCRVFITRINLTDTGNGTQGTGPNYGPGAPQINGTKKDTWTGKLTSSQVTEGNQLRMTAPVTGTEDLTYANLKFEKKGTNPIASGVVYSEIKPSQQKQSSGSASAANTGVDVFP from the exons ATGAAGGTCTGGCTGGCTCACAGCTTTCTGCCCCTGTTGCTCTTCACCTGGCTGCCCTCCG ctggacTTACTCAGCAAATTTCAGCCACCATCGACCCGTCGCTACAGTTAGAACTCGTCTTGCAGTGCCTGCTCCAGGCAGGCTCAGGCAGCACCACTGGGGAGGTAAAGTGGCTCAATACCACCCGAAAcaatggagaaaagcagaatgaagGTGATGTGAAAAAGACTTTTGCCCAGCTTATCTTCACCGGTGTGAACACCACAGATACAGGAACATACACATGCAGAATGAAGAACACGAGTACTGTACCTGAAGATGGTCAAACACTCAAGTCCACCAACAGGAAAGGGACAGCTCTCCACAGCCAGGTCTCCCAAACTGGCTTTACACACTGGTCAGATTTCTATGAGAGACAGCACTACTCGGGGACAAATCCACGCACGGAACGCCAAAAGCCAA AGACAGACAGCCATACCAGAGAGCCAGTCATCACCGTGGAGTGCAGGTTCAGGATTTGGTTGGAGAATATCACGGTACATGTGCAGTGGTACAAAACTGCATGTCTAGAGATGGGGAATCCAACCGACACTACGGCTCTAGGAGAAAACTGTACCAGTCTCACCAGCTCCAGTGTGCATGCAGCTGACGTGGGAATCTGTGGATGTAGGGTGTTTATCACAAGAATAAACTTGACAGACACTGGAAACGGCACTCAAGGGACAGGTCCCA ACTATGGCCCTGGGGCACCTCAGATCAATGGCACCAAGAAGGACACCTGGACAG GAAAGCTCACAAGCAGCCAAGTGACAGAGGGGAATCAGCTCAGAATG aCAGCCCCAGTGACAGGGACCGAGGACCTGACCTACGCCAACCTGAAGTTTGAAAAGAAGGGGACAAACCCCATTGCCTCTGGTGTTGTTTACAGTGAGATCAAACCATCAcaacaaaagcagagcagcGGGAGTGCCAGTGCTGCCAACACCGGGGTGGATGTCTTCCCCTGA
- the LOC138726580 gene encoding uncharacterized protein isoform X1 translates to MKVWLAHSFLPLLLFTWLPSAGLTQQISATIDPSLQLELVLQCLLQAGSGSTTGEVKWLNTTRNNGEKQNEGDVKKTFAQLIFTGVNTTDTGTYTCRMKNTSTVPEDGQTLKSTNRKGTALHSQVSQTGFTHWSDFYERQHYSGTNPRTERQKPKTDSHTREPVITVECRFRIWLENITVHVQWYKTACLEMGNPTDTTALGENCTSLTSSSVHAADVGICGCRVFITRINLTDTGNGTQGTGPNYGPGAPQINGTKKDTWTGLNFLLCIMFGLVVGTLLYMPIIAFLLWQCRRNRKGKLTSSQVTEGNQLRMTAPVTGTEDLTYANLKFEKKGTNPIASGVVYSEIKPSQQKQSSGSASAANTGVDVFP, encoded by the exons ATGAAGGTCTGGCTGGCTCACAGCTTTCTGCCCCTGTTGCTCTTCACCTGGCTGCCCTCCG ctggacTTACTCAGCAAATTTCAGCCACCATCGACCCGTCGCTACAGTTAGAACTCGTCTTGCAGTGCCTGCTCCAGGCAGGCTCAGGCAGCACCACTGGGGAGGTAAAGTGGCTCAATACCACCCGAAAcaatggagaaaagcagaatgaagGTGATGTGAAAAAGACTTTTGCCCAGCTTATCTTCACCGGTGTGAACACCACAGATACAGGAACATACACATGCAGAATGAAGAACACGAGTACTGTACCTGAAGATGGTCAAACACTCAAGTCCACCAACAGGAAAGGGACAGCTCTCCACAGCCAGGTCTCCCAAACTGGCTTTACACACTGGTCAGATTTCTATGAGAGACAGCACTACTCGGGGACAAATCCACGCACGGAACGCCAAAAGCCAA AGACAGACAGCCATACCAGAGAGCCAGTCATCACCGTGGAGTGCAGGTTCAGGATTTGGTTGGAGAATATCACGGTACATGTGCAGTGGTACAAAACTGCATGTCTAGAGATGGGGAATCCAACCGACACTACGGCTCTAGGAGAAAACTGTACCAGTCTCACCAGCTCCAGTGTGCATGCAGCTGACGTGGGAATCTGTGGATGTAGGGTGTTTATCACAAGAATAAACTTGACAGACACTGGAAACGGCACTCAAGGGACAGGTCCCA ACTATGGCCCTGGGGCACCTCAGATCAATGGCACCAAGAAGGACACCTGGACAG GACTCAACTTCCTCCTGTGTATCATGTTTGGCTTGGTGGTTGGGACACTTCTTTACATGCCAATAATCGCCTTTCTGCTGTGGCAGtgcagaaggaacagaaaag GAAAGCTCACAAGCAGCCAAGTGACAGAGGGGAATCAGCTCAGAATG aCAGCCCCAGTGACAGGGACCGAGGACCTGACCTACGCCAACCTGAAGTTTGAAAAGAAGGGGACAAACCCCATTGCCTCTGGTGTTGTTTACAGTGAGATCAAACCATCAcaacaaaagcagagcagcGGGAGTGCCAGTGCTGCCAACACCGGGGTGGATGTCTTCCCCTGA
- the GFOD2 gene encoding glucose-fructose oxidoreductase domain-containing protein 2 isoform X1 — protein MKMLPGVGVFGTGSTARVLVPLLRAEGFSVEALWGKTEEEAQQLAEEMNISFYTSRTDDVLLHQDVDLVCINIPPPLTRQIAVKALGIGKNVICEKAATSVDAFRMVTAARYYPKLMSIVGNVLRFLPAFVKMKQLIEEHYVGNVMICDVRVYGGSLLSHKYNWICDELMGGGGLHTMGTYIIDLLTHLVSRRAEKVHGLLKTFVKQNTAISGIRHVTSDDFCFFQMLMSEGICCTVTLNFNMPGSFIHEVMIVGSTGRLIARGTDLYGQKNTALQEELLFTDSLTVNKGLLDKGFKDIPPLYLKGMVYMVQALRQSFQDQEDRRTWDHKPVSMAASFEDGLYMQSVVEAIKKSSRSGEWEPVEVMTEEPDANQNLCEALQRNNL, from the exons ATGAAAATGCTTCCTGGAGTGGGTGTGTTTGGAACTGGCAGCACCGCCCGGGTACTGGTACCCTTGCTGAGAGCAGAAGGCTTCTCCGTTGAAGCACTTTGGGGGAAGACTGAAGAGGAAGCCCAACAGCTGGCAGAGGAAATGAACATCTCCTTCTACACGAGTCGGACTGATGATGTCCTGCTGCACCAGGACGTAGATTTGGTTTGCATCAATATCCCTCCACCACTAACTCGGCAAATTGCTGTGAAGGCTCTAG GAATAGGGAAGAATGTGATCTGTGAGAAAGCTGCTACTTCTGTGGATGCCTTCAGGATGGTCACAGCTGCCAGGTATTACCCCAAGCTGATGAGCATCGTTGGCAACGTTCTCCGTTTCTTGCCTGCCTTTGTGAAGATGAAGCAGTTGATAGAAGAACACTATGTGGGCAACGTGATGATCTGTGACGTACGAGTTTATGGGGGAAGCCTGCTCAGCCACAAGTACAACTGGATCTGTGATGAGCTGATGGGAGGAGGTGGTCTGCATACAATGGGAACCTACATTATTGACCTCCTAACTCACCTCGtcagcaggagagcagagaAGGTCCATGGTTTGCTCAAGACTTTCGTGAAGCAGAACACAGCTATAAGTGGGATCCGCCATGTCACTAGCGATGACTTCTGTTTTTTCCAGATGCTAATGAGTGAGGGCATCTGTTGCACTGTGACTCTCAACTTCAACATGCCTGGATCGTTCATCCATGAAGTCATGATTGTTGGGTCTACCGGTCGCCTTATAGCTCGTGGGACAGACTTGTATGGGCAGAAGAACACCGCACTCCAAGAAGAACTACTGTTTACAGACTCTCTGACTGTCAACAAGGGCCTTTTGGATAAGGGGTTTAAAGACATCCCGCCGCTTTACCTAAAAGGAATGGTGTACATGGTGCAAGCACTGCGGCAGTCTTTCCAAGACCAGGAGGATCGTCGGACGTGGGACCATAAACCCGTCTCCATGGCAGCCTCTTTTGAAGATGGTCTGTACATGCAGAGTGTAGTAGAGGCCATCAAGAAATCCAGCAGGTCAGGGGAGTGGGAGCCTGTGGAGGTGATGACCGAGGAACCGGATGCCAATCAAAACCTCTGCGAGGCACTTCAAAGAAATAACTTATGA
- the GFOD2 gene encoding glucose-fructose oxidoreductase domain-containing protein 2 isoform X2: MVTAARYYPKLMSIVGNVLRFLPAFVKMKQLIEEHYVGNVMICDVRVYGGSLLSHKYNWICDELMGGGGLHTMGTYIIDLLTHLVSRRAEKVHGLLKTFVKQNTAISGIRHVTSDDFCFFQMLMSEGICCTVTLNFNMPGSFIHEVMIVGSTGRLIARGTDLYGQKNTALQEELLFTDSLTVNKGLLDKGFKDIPPLYLKGMVYMVQALRQSFQDQEDRRTWDHKPVSMAASFEDGLYMQSVVEAIKKSSRSGEWEPVEVMTEEPDANQNLCEALQRNNL; encoded by the coding sequence ATGGTCACAGCTGCCAGGTATTACCCCAAGCTGATGAGCATCGTTGGCAACGTTCTCCGTTTCTTGCCTGCCTTTGTGAAGATGAAGCAGTTGATAGAAGAACACTATGTGGGCAACGTGATGATCTGTGACGTACGAGTTTATGGGGGAAGCCTGCTCAGCCACAAGTACAACTGGATCTGTGATGAGCTGATGGGAGGAGGTGGTCTGCATACAATGGGAACCTACATTATTGACCTCCTAACTCACCTCGtcagcaggagagcagagaAGGTCCATGGTTTGCTCAAGACTTTCGTGAAGCAGAACACAGCTATAAGTGGGATCCGCCATGTCACTAGCGATGACTTCTGTTTTTTCCAGATGCTAATGAGTGAGGGCATCTGTTGCACTGTGACTCTCAACTTCAACATGCCTGGATCGTTCATCCATGAAGTCATGATTGTTGGGTCTACCGGTCGCCTTATAGCTCGTGGGACAGACTTGTATGGGCAGAAGAACACCGCACTCCAAGAAGAACTACTGTTTACAGACTCTCTGACTGTCAACAAGGGCCTTTTGGATAAGGGGTTTAAAGACATCCCGCCGCTTTACCTAAAAGGAATGGTGTACATGGTGCAAGCACTGCGGCAGTCTTTCCAAGACCAGGAGGATCGTCGGACGTGGGACCATAAACCCGTCTCCATGGCAGCCTCTTTTGAAGATGGTCTGTACATGCAGAGTGTAGTAGAGGCCATCAAGAAATCCAGCAGGTCAGGGGAGTGGGAGCCTGTGGAGGTGATGACCGAGGAACCGGATGCCAATCAAAACCTCTGCGAGGCACTTCAAAGAAATAACTTATGA
- the LOC138726796 gene encoding uncharacterized protein, with the protein MGKNKELFPELADLGSVAALQAWLLGYGFEVTGTKVKLQHPDFQRAHPTAEQPGAFGGDAETSATQQKKKKRKTPASCQRPRGRSTSQKTLGRQPRLRPLYQYINFEMPELMLPSGDHVPEVAQPNQVPAGPGITTAPQLPDTWISSALEISAPEASNTFMPIDVDGMMTYEAHQKELYFGSFCLVQMYDKGTKEGSQFKSSFKTDPKLA; encoded by the exons ATGGGGAAGAACAAAGAGCTCTTTCCAGAGCTGGCAGATCTTGGCTCTGTGGCGGCACTTCAGGCCTGGCTGCTAGGCTACGGCTTTGAAGTCACAGGAACAAA GGTCAAATTGCAGCATCCCGATTTCCAGAGGGCACATCCCACTGCTGAGCAGCCAGGTGCCTTTGGAGGCGATGCTGAAACCTCTGCcacacagcagaagaaaaagaagagaaagacacCTGCAAGCTGCCAGCGCCCCCGGGGAAGGTCTACGTCCCAGAAAACACTGG GACGACAGCCACGCTTGCGACCCTTGTACCAGTACATCAACTTTGAGATGCCGGAGCTCATGCTCCCATCAGGAGACCACGTCCCAGAGGTGGCACAGCCAAACCAGGTCCCTGCAGGCCCTGGGATAACAACTGCTCCACAGCTGCCGG ATACCTGGATCAGCAGTGCTCTGGAGATCTCAGCCCCAGAGGCAAGTAACACATTCATGCCAATCGATGTTGATGGGATGATGACATATGAAGCTCACCAG AAGGAGTTGTACTTTGGGAGTTTTTGCCTAGTACAAATGTACGACAAAGGAACAAAGGAAGGTTCTCAGTTCAAGAGCAGCTTCAAAACAGATCCAAAACTGGCATGA